In Nymphaea colorata isolate Beijing-Zhang1983 chromosome 10, ASM883128v2, whole genome shotgun sequence, the genomic stretch TGGGGTTTGGCCAAGTGATGGTGTCAAGACTGATCATGAAATGGTGTCATCCAATGGCGAGTTGGCTCTAGTGTCAATAGAGCCTGCaagatcaattttttcaattgcaGGTGGACCTACTTTGTGCAATGGGAATTCCACAGGGTTTTCTTCAGATTCCTTGCACAGAAGTAATTTAGATATAGTAGGAAGAGATCCAGAGAATGGATATGATCGACTAAGCACTAATTGTGGTGGGGGTTGTTGTGGGTTGACAGGACTGCAAAATCTTGGGAACACTTGCTTTATGAACAGTGCTCTTCAATGTTTGGTTCATACACCACCACTCGTACAATTCTTTCTTGGGGACTACAGCCAGGAGATAAACAGGCAGAATCCTTTGGGAATGGATGTATGTTATGTTTTAGTCCACTTGTTTaaatgttaattttattttttaattttctaaaagGATAGTTATCATCTCTCCCATTTATAGTCTTAAGGCTGGAATAATTTAGTTGTTCTAACCGTGCAGGGTGAGATAGCATTAGCATTTGGTGACTTGTTGAGGAAACTATGGTTGCCAGGTCGAACTCCAGTTCCTCCACGTACATTCAAAGCAAAACTTGCTCGGTTTGCTCCTCAGTTTAGTGGATACAATCAACATGATTCTCAAGTTAGtaatatttatatgtacaatattcttgttatttgcTGCTGTGGTTTTGTTTAGTTCAGAATTTACGATTCTTTTCTTACATTTCAAATTATGTGGTTTGGCTTTTTTTCCTGGAATGAcgaattaatatatattttttccaagCATGATACTGGCATTTAGTTTTGCAATTTGAAATGTTCTACGGTCATGTTTTAGTCATATATAGAAAATTGTTCAGTTGTACACTTAATTTTGATTTAACAGAACAGCAGTAGTATAGTTAATCCTGTTCAATATGCCGTTTAATGCATTTGTGTCCAGTTTCATGTTTGTTCATTTAATAATTCTGGGCTTTATCCTGCATTGTTATGGTTTCTCTTTGAACAAGTTATCACTggtacactttttttttataatgatcTCGAATGTTAGCCTGTTACTTGTAATTTCACATTTGGCATGTGCATTGGTGATGCATTATAATTTTAATTAGGACAATTAATTGAACTATAAACTTAAGTACTTATTGTATGAAAAGTTTTATGTGAGCGTTAGATCTGTTTCCTGTGCATCCTTGTAAACAGTGAACTGGATATGCATGTTCACGTTGAAATTTAGATAGAATTACAGGGTAGTAGATAATAAGAAAGTGTAAATAAATAGTCCAAATGTGGATAGGAACTTGAAGTCTACCAACTAAAAGAAATGTTATCCAAGTGGTGAACTCTTGTGATTTGTCAAGATAGGGTTTCAGAGTAATCAATAGATTGCCTTCAGAACTTGCTGAAGTGTGTTGTGCAAGTTCCTTCCTCGAAGCACTTTTAACTTTTCTTATGGCTCATGCATGTTAAACTCTTAGCTAAGTATGGACTTGGGTGATGTAGATTTGTGCCATTTGCCTTATGCAATAAACTGTGGGTTAGCTATTGATCTGTTCTAGAAGCTTGTGGTTGGTTGCAACCTCAGTTTATCTTCAGCAGTATTGCTATTGCAGCAGGAGATAATGGAACTTCCTTGGGAAGAGGGatgttctcttttttctttttttttatttctttttttttctgttgtgacgtgagaaagaaaaagaaagggatgcTCAAGTGATCCTCAACCGAATtaattcttcttcctcttgtttgAAATACTGAACTTTGTAGACATTCTTGAGCCCCTAGCAGGTGAAGTTGCAAAAAATGCCTTCAAACTTCACAAAAGTAAAGCCAATGATGTCTTGATCAACTCACAGAAATCCTCTCATGTACACGAAAACACAAACAATTGCTCGAAAGAGTTGCACAAACAGCCACAAGTGTGTGTGCGACAAGCACATAGACAATATACTTGGCAATTCTTAATGAAAGCACAGCCTTCAACGGGGTTAAACACCCCAATTCCTGAGTATATACAGCTCAATTAGCAATTAGCCGGGCAATTGCTAGCAGTTAGAATGGCTAGCTCAGTTTGGTTAAAGGTCAAATTGACCAGGACAGAGCagcaaaaaaaacataaagaataATTGCAATTGCAAATGACAAATATAAATTACATAATCAACCGATATACAGTATATTTTATATACTATCTTATCAAGACATTACTAGCTACATACTCAGTTTTGTCAGAGGTCAATTTGACCAGAACAGAGAAACGAAAGACGTaaagaaaaattgcaaaatGACAAATATAAATTACATAATCAACCTATATATAAGTATAATTCTATCTTGTCTACACAAGTATATGTTATCTACACATTACTTAGCTATACACCTTGTCAAAAGCATGCAAAGAAGCAGAAAAAACCATTTCATAACACAGCACACAGAAACACTTCAAGAACTTACAGAGaacaaaatgttgtttgtcTTGCCTGGCTATGTAGAGATGTTTCCTTTCTTGCAATTGTCAATTTAGAGTGCTGAATTTAGACGTCCAAAGGCGAAACCAGTATATACCATATAGTGCTGTTAACTTGTGGCTCGTGTGGCCATTTTTTTCCCCTCGAGGGAGCATCAAGTCCCGAACAATTTGATTGACTATGCTAGATGGGAAGTGGTCACGTACTCACATTGTTTTCAAGCCATAACTTTGTCTTTATTTCAAGAAACTTAATACTAAAATAAGTGAACTtccctttttatgttttcatatgTTCTGCTGCACTGCATGGACAAACCCGTTTATTTCATTCCACAGtctttggttgttttttttttgtgaatgtgtCATGTTCTGTGTGATTTCTCATTCAGGAACTTCTGGCTTTTCTTTTGGACGGTCTGCATGAAGATCTTAATCGTGTTAAACGGAAGCCTTACATTGAAACGAAGGAAGCAGATGGCAGACCTGATGAAGAAGTTGCAGAGGAGTTCTGGGCAAACCACAAGGCCCGAAATGACTCTATAATTGTGGACATTTGTCAAGTACGTTTCAGTCTGGCTGCATGATTTCCTCtcgtttatttattttatgtgtgtgtgtatggttCATGAAGTAAATGGCATTTTGTagaactttttttaaaaagtatcTTTACTTTGACACTTTTGTAACCAACAATCAAGTTCATCCTATGGTTTATAATGAGTCTACAGTCCATAGTGACAAAAAAGATTCTCATGTTTTAAACGGCCAGTTTTTTCTTAGGTtataatatggtgagcttgaaaaaaaaggggggaaaatatggtaatttaaaaaaaaaaatagggaaaaacaaagtaagtgagaaactaataaaaagatcaaaaaataagtaaataagcaacaaataaaaattagaaaatgaaaacaagcagtttggcattaaaaaatgtgaaaaaaggaaaaaatgagaaaaaaaaaaccaagttttttttttttttggcattttttttaaacggcatttaaagttttaaatggatGACTTATCtatcatgttttttgtgactatggtctgTGCAACCTGAATTTGGCGGTTTTGAAAAGACTGAAGGCATTATCATGATacaattgaaattttctatGCCACAATCATTATCTGAGGAGGAAGGATGGGAAaccattttttaatatattttacattctcTTTTAGGTGATTGTAAAGTAAAACCAATAGCGGTTTGTCCAATTTGCAGCAATGTTtgtatcactttttttttctgtttgtgttCACTCTCAATTTCTAGCTTTCTTATCCATCCATTATTGTGGATAATTTTGTCAATTTCAGGGCCAATATAAATCAACACTTGTGTGCCCAGTTTGCAGCAAGGTTTCTGTCACTTTTGATCCTTTTATGTATCTGTCACTCCCATTACCTTCAACAGCTACCCGTTCAATGACAGTTACAGTGTTCTACGGTGATGGAAGTGGTCTTCCCATGCCTTTCACCATAAATGTGCAAAAACAGGGTTACTGTAAGGATCTAATTCAGGAGTTAAGCGTTGCTTGCTGTTTAAGCACTAAAGAGTGTCTATTGCTTGCAGAGGTAGTTTTTCAGTCTACTAATTTGTGCACtctttttcattatctaattGGAAATTGACGTAGATACTTTTCTAATTATCAGGTTTACAACCATCGGATATATAGATATCTTGACAATCTTTATGAGCCATTATCGTCTATTAAAGACGATGATTGCATAGTTGCCTACAGACTGACGTCTAGGCATGAGAAATTTTTGAGGCTGGAGTTGCTTCATCAAAGGAATGAAATGTAAGTTTCCAACATCATTTGATATGCAACCTGTACTTCTTTTACACCTAGAATGTTAAGGTGGGTCTGAACCTGTGAACTGTTTTCACAGACTGCATATTGACAGGCAAGACCAGAACATAATACGCTAAGTTGAGAAGTACCCTTGCTTGGATTATTCTGAAGTTACGGTTGCTTAATTCTTGGATTTAATTGTTGAATCTCTTGAATTGAGTTAACTTGGTAAATTGGATAAAGTTTAGACCATTGAGGTGCATGTTCAATTTTGTCTTCCCTATGGCTCAGTGATCATTGGTCTTGTTAAGATAGTGGCTAGACTCTCAGGCACTGCAAAAATAATTGAAAGGTGCTTGGTTGTGGTTTCACATGAATATTCACAAGCAACCAAGAGAAGATGCTAAAACATTCCCGTACGTTGTTAAGAGTGCAATATAAAAGCATTGAAGAACCAGAAGGTGTCTAGAAACACATAAATCTCCAGattcctttttatcataaagTAAGGTTCCGtatatattaataaataataagCTTTAAAAATGGTAGTTTGCCAATTTTTGCATGGTTGAacttatgaaaaatttcattttaaggGGACCTATTGATTATTGGAACCACAAGGATCGAGTGGTATGTTCTAATTTTCCATTGCTAACATAACTTGGAGTATTACGAGAAAATGTGTCACGTTTTCAAATGAGAGCATGATGTATGGATCTAAAAGTGAGATGTGATATCAACATATAGTGTGAATATGAAGTATATTCCACAAAGAGAATCTCAATTTACTGCTTTGTTAGGTTCTAGTGCACCTGGATGCTACCCAAAGTTTTTTTATAGTACAATataaacttcttttttattatatcattTAAACACTATGTGCATGTCAAGCGGTCTTTAACAAGATTCAAACAAGATAGTAAGAAGTATCATGACCATGACATGATTTCTCACTCAACTTATTTAGCCATAGTAAGCAGGTTGACTGATTGTGAGGATCAGTAATCAGGCGGAGAGAATCTTATTTGTTCTTACACTTATGTTCATCTCAAGAGTGGTCTTAGGCACAGCACCTATGGGTTAACATTTTTGTTCTATTTTGCATCAATTGTTTGGACAAATTTCAGCACTAGTAAGTTATTAGATAAATTTTATTGTCACTAAGTGCTTTTATTTCATCTGCATGATCTACTGCCTAGATCATAATAAGACTAGGACAGTGATAGGTAGCAATTGGGATCCTACTAGTGATGGATGTCAGATGTTCACGATGATTGCTGCAAGTAAGAACCAGCGGCCTACTTTTGAATCTTAGCTTGATCATTTGGTAATTTCAGGCTGTAAAATCTCCTTGTTCCAAAGTATTAAACTAGAAGATTATTTTATGTTCTGTAACAGGTGGCttcttcttttgtctctttttgcACATGATCTACCACACTTTGCATTATGTCGCTTCCTGAATTCTGTTCTTATAGTTTATAGTTAACTCCAGATCAGACATATGGTAAGGCCTATTGAACTTCTAAACCTATTTTTCTTTGCTTAGTGTTCTAACAAAACTCCTTTTGTAGTAgtatttctggaaatatgaTATTCAACCCACTTTAATAACTCCATGCATGTACTCTCCTCTCTGAATCTCCATCTCTTTCATATCTTGTACAACCATGAAATTCTCCCGAAACTCATGCTTCTTTTTAGAATGTGCCTGGTAGATGGTTAGCTGTGTTCTATCTCTTCTACGTTACtgctaaaatttatttttatacttcttttctggttttttgGAATTATATGCAGTTAGGGAGACTTGAAAGTCGCTTTAAACTCTTCCTTCCAACCTTCTGAAGCATGTTTGTCTTTGTAGTCATTTTGACTTGCAGCGAAGTGGTAACTGGAGACCGTTTGGTACACCACTCATCACCTGTTTGCCTGAGGCTCCTCGAAATGTTGCTGACATTCAAGATGCAGTCAGGGCGTTACTTGCCCCACTACTTAGGAAGAAATCCTTGCATTGTTTGAATGGGATGAAAATGCATAAGGATGAGTGTCCAATTGATGGGGGAGATGACACCATCATGGAGAACTGTGACACTGTTGCTGGACATGATGACCAGACTCCATCTGATTCTGGATCAAGCAACGAGGAGCTATCATTTGACCTATTGCTTACAGATGACAGAAGTTCCATGAGACCTCTCGATGATGATGCATTGAAGTTTTTGAATCGATCCAGTAGGATACAAATCACAATGCATTGGTCCAATGAAAACAAGGAAGTCTATGACACCAGTTTCCTTGAGAATTTGCCTGACGTTTTTAAATCAGGGTTTGTCATGAAGAAAATACGGCAGGAAGCGGTCAACTTGTTTTCATGCTTAGATGCATTCTTGAAAGAGGAACCTCTTGGTCCTGATGATATGTGGTCGGTAAATATGACTTCTATTGTGTTTAATGCTCTTGGCTTCgtgtttttctaattttgcaTTTTTGGCAGGTATTGTCCTCGATGTAAGGAACATAGGCAAGCAACAAAGAAGTTGGACTTGTGGAGATTGCCAGATATTCTCGTTGTCCACTTGAAACGTTTTTCTTACAGCCGGTATTTCAAGAACAAACTTGATACCCTTGTCAACTTCCCTATTTGCAACTTGGATTTGACGAAGTATGTGAAGCGGAAGGGTGCGCCTGAATCTTACGTATATGATCTCTATGCAATTAGTAACCATTATGGTGGCATGGGTGGTGGTCACTATACTGCATATGTGAAGGTTTGTTGCAattgtttcttttctcatctcATATTACATTTGTCGGTGCCTTCTCGTATAGTAGTTTGTTTTAATGGCTACAAATTGTCATTTTCTCTCACATATGTGCAGCTCCATGAAGAGAACAGATGGTACAGCTTTGATGACAGCCATGTTTCTCCAGTTAGCAAGGACGACATTAAGACTTCAGCTGCTTATGTCTTGTTCTATCAGCGAAGGGTGGAACCAGCTGCTGGGGAAAGTAGAGAACTTTTCCCCTTGAATGGTCAACGCTGTTGAGGTCTTGCTTAAAGCACATTTGAGTAAAATAGTGCTGCTCTTGTCTTGCATATCGGGAGATGGACAGCCCTCTGTAACATTGATTGCTCCTGTGGTTAACGCGGCTTTCCTGCAGGCAAAGATTATGAGCCTTCCTCGCCCAGAAATATTGGAACTAAAGTAATACAAGGAAATGGAAGGTTTGGACGCAAGGGGATGCCTTGGCACCGGGAGAGGGGCCTCGTCTATAATTTTGAGTCTTGATGAGGCTAAGTTACTGCTTGCGGTTGAATAGGAGTAGTAGTATCATAATGTTGGGTATCATTATTTGGACGTTTCTTTTCCTGTAGGAGAATTGGGGAAATTAGGCAATTTGTTTGACATTATCATATGGGTAATTCTTTTTGGGGCCTTTGATTTAATGAGGTGGACATATACCCGGCTCTTGCAGTCGCGTTATTCATCATGCGGgttttaagaaagaaataaaggtCTTCGTTTTAACGTTCGTTTGTGATAATGCTGATCTTACGGCTAGAAGCCTGGAACATTTCTATGAAACTGCTGCTAGAAAGGATCTTAATTAACTGAAGGTTCATTGTTCGGCTTGTGAAATGGCTGTCCACGTTCTACTCTGTGTTTAATGCTGTACAgacaatttctctttctctctctatctctttctttctctctctggttGTTGTCCATGTTCGAGCATTGTGTTGACTACAGTTGGTTCTTGTCCCGAGCGACCGAGTTTGACCAGTATTTGTTCAGCTCCGTAAGCTCATTATCATGTGAGCTTTCTATTATGCACACTAGGGGGCAGACACCATTTTCACACGGAAGAATTACTAGAGAAAAAGAACGAACAGGCTATTGCCATCCATGTTTTTCCTAAACCACCACACGTAAATGGTAACTCCATCAAGGCATGGGAACCGTCAGTGCTTGAGCTTCCAAATCCTGCCATCCTTCACAGCTCACCTACAGTTCAGACTTCGCCACTTCTTAAAGCTGCTCCATCCTTAAAGCCAGGTTAGTTTCTTAGTTAAAAGTGTATTCTCAAAACAAAGGCAGGAAAAGTGCACTCATTCTCACGAGAGCCAACAAGCCCAGTCTGAACTCCCATGAACGGTTCCGCTGGTTTACCAGCCATGCAGTTTGAAAGAGATCGAGACATCCAGCCGTTTACATATCTGTGCGCCCAATTATTACGTAACATTGAGGTGTCTCGAGTTATGGGTAAACTGTAGCAGCAGATGGAGGACCATTATCTTGAAAAGGCATGTCTCGCCAATCCCGAAGGGTTAAGTTGATGTACGGTTGCATTTTGGATCCTTCTGCAGCTCTGACTACAGCATGTAGCTGGCCACGTGAACTTTTTCCCCCACTTACAATTTATAGTACCACTGACTACGACGACAACAGGATAGAGAGAAAGTGGTGGGTGGCTAGTTACTCGTCCAATCAGTGAATTCAGTGTCTGGTACTCCCCAGTAACCAGCCCATTGGAGCATGTAGTGGAAGTTGGCTGTTCACGGAATCAAGTATTTACTGGAACAGTTCCTGTACCAGTGGTGGTGAAAaagtagggagagagagagagaatgagagagactTGGTATCGCGAAGATGGCAATGACGTATTGGACACTAATGGCCGTCTTATGTCCCGTCTTGTCTCTATGGTACTAAAAGGAGAATCAAGGAGACAGGAGGGAGAGGCTGGTTGTCGCAACATACATTCATTTATTAGTTGGAGTTAGATTTATTTGGAGAAGTATGCGTGGGGAATGACAAGGTGGGTGATCAATGATGTGCTAGTTTTGTCTATGCTGCAGCGTCTTGTCTGCCATTCTATTGGGCTGAGGCACTTAAAAAGCAGGCCTCACGTTGCTCACCAGTTGGCGTTTCatcagaaagaaagagacaaattGCTCAGAATTGGATTTCTTGCAGCTTTCGTAATCTTCCCACAGTAATAAATAATGGagaacgaaaagaaaaagaaccagAAAATATAATCATCAAAGCTGCAAAGGGACCTTCTTGAGTCCTGAGGCTAAAAAGGGGAGGTAAATCTAGGTCCCCTTTTGGGAAAGATAAAATCCAAGGCGCTGCTTCTCTCGTGCTCCCTGCAAAATCGACCATAAAAAGCATGGATTCAGATATGCTGGGCAGGAAGCAGCTCAAGCAAAGCGACCAGTGGCACCGATTCTGCAACTTCGTGGAAGTTTTCAAGCAGTCATCAGCATGAAATGAAaagatttcagatttttttttacgttCGACATATATTCCAGGCTTCTTAGGTACTTCAACTTGAGACCAAAAGTTGGTAACTTCTTTTATCTATAAATAATGGCAGATTTCCGAATGAACTTTGTTATATGAAAAGGaagataaaatcaaattttatctCTCATGGTTCagtgaaaggaagaaaagaaaaaagaatactTACCCCCATTTGCTTGCCTTCTTCTATCTTGAGGAAAAATAATAAGTGCAGATGACGCCCAAGCCAACCAATCCTTGTGTGAGAAAGCCCCTCCACACGGAACGCAGTCCCTACAatataaaacaaacaaataatttttacaACAATATGTCTCGGGGTTTCCTGAATCGGAAGACTACAGGGCAAGCCATAGCAATGTCTCTGCATCTTCTTTACTTTTTCCgtttaattattttcttgtttgcttGATAAAAAGTACTTCTGCACAttggtttaaaattttctcCGTTTTGCAGATGAGAATTTAGAAAATGGATCAACATTCAGTTCTAACGAGAGTTTTTGGGTGGCGGAGAAATGTGGGAATCTTTACCGTAGCGGAGGAGAAGGAACTGAAGGTCGACGACGACGACGGGTCGTTCGGATTGTCGAATGAATCtgatgatgaggatgaagaCTGGCCGCCCGTGGACGCCGGACCTAGCCTTGCGCAATCCAGCCCGACGTCATATGCCGGCGTCCCGTCCGGCTTGAAGAGGCCGTAGTTCCTCTCCGACGTCGGCCCGGGCTTGAGATTCTCGTTGAACAGAGCGAACACGTAAACTTCCAGCGCACAGTCGGGCCTCTTGGGAGTACCCTTCTGCTCGGCT encodes the following:
- the LOC116262570 gene encoding ubiquitin carboxyl-terminal hydrolase 9-like isoform X1 translates to MPFIESDCAMAGEVEGETCSAEDERRIIRELWDSAESNSKAGDVYYVVSSRWWRSWKGYVELEEKISPVDEDSTAEDYSEEAGTKDRCRPGVIDNSDLVRDEKDGSVGLELCNGLQEGRDYELVPEVVWKRLVEWYGGGPALPRILISPNPSRKELVVEVYPLLLHLTVAPKGTRSTLSMSRKGTVRELYNKVSEILKLDLRKIRLWDYFNKTKNALLSDVDRTLEDSNLQMDQDILVEVQTDGVWPSDGVKTDHEMVSSNGELALVSIEPARSIFSIAGGPTLCNGNSTGFSSDSLHRSNLDIVGRDPENGYDRLSTNCGGGCCGLTGLQNLGNTCFMNSALQCLVHTPPLVQFFLGDYSQEINRQNPLGMDGEIALAFGDLLRKLWLPGRTPVPPRTFKAKLARFAPQFSGYNQHDSQELLAFLLDGLHEDLNRVKRKPYIETKEADGRPDEEVAEEFWANHKARNDSIIVDICQGQYKSTLVCPVCSKVSVTFDPFMYLSLPLPSTATRSMTVTVFYGDGSGLPMPFTINVQKQGYCKDLIQELSVACCLSTKECLLLAEVYNHRIYRYLDNLYEPLSSIKDDDCIVAYRLTSRHEKFLRLELLHQRNEIHFDLQRSGNWRPFGTPLITCLPEAPRNVADIQDAVRALLAPLLRKKSLHCLNGMKMHKDECPIDGGDDTIMENCDTVAGHDDQTPSDSGSSNEELSFDLLLTDDRSSMRPLDDDALKFLNRSSRIQITMHWSNENKEVYDTSFLENLPDVFKSGFVMKKIRQEAVNLFSCLDAFLKEEPLGPDDMWYCPRCKEHRQATKKLDLWRLPDILVVHLKRFSYSRYFKNKLDTLVNFPICNLDLTKYVKRKGAPESYVYDLYAISNHYGGMGGGHYTAYVKLHEENRWYSFDDSHVSPVSKDDIKTSAAYVLFYQRRVEPAAGESRELFPLNGQRC
- the LOC116262570 gene encoding ubiquitin carboxyl-terminal hydrolase 10-like isoform X2 gives rise to the protein MPFIESDCAMAGEVEGETCSAEDERRIIRELWDSAESNSKAGDVYYVVSSRWWRSWKGYVELEEKISPVDEDSTAEDYSEEAGTKDRCRPGVIDNSDLVRDEKDGSVGLELCNGLQEGRDYELVPEVVWKRLVEWYGGGPALPRILISPNPSRKELVVEVYPLLLHLTVAPKGTRSTLSMSRKGTVRELYNKVSEILKLDLRKIRLWDYFNKTKNALLSDVDRTLEDSNLQMDQDILVEVQTDGVWPSDGVKTDHEMVSSNGELALVSIEPARSIFSIAGLQNLGNTCFMNSALQCLVHTPPLVQFFLGDYSQEINRQNPLGMDGEIALAFGDLLRKLWLPGRTPVPPRTFKAKLARFAPQFSGYNQHDSQELLAFLLDGLHEDLNRVKRKPYIETKEADGRPDEEVAEEFWANHKARNDSIIVDICQGQYKSTLVCPVCSKVSVTFDPFMYLSLPLPSTATRSMTVTVFYGDGSGLPMPFTINVQKQGYCKDLIQELSVACCLSTKECLLLAEVYNHRIYRYLDNLYEPLSSIKDDDCIVAYRLTSRHEKFLRLELLHQRNEIHFDLQRSGNWRPFGTPLITCLPEAPRNVADIQDAVRALLAPLLRKKSLHCLNGMKMHKDECPIDGGDDTIMENCDTVAGHDDQTPSDSGSSNEELSFDLLLTDDRSSMRPLDDDALKFLNRSSRIQITMHWSNENKEVYDTSFLENLPDVFKSGFVMKKIRQEAVNLFSCLDAFLKEEPLGPDDMWYCPRCKEHRQATKKLDLWRLPDILVVHLKRFSYSRYFKNKLDTLVNFPICNLDLTKYVKRKGAPESYVYDLYAISNHYGGMGGGHYTAYVKLHEENRWYSFDDSHVSPVSKDDIKTSAAYVLFYQRRVEPAAGESRELFPLNGQRC